The Acidobacteriota bacterium region GGGCACCAAGCTCGGCACCGGAGGCCTGGTCCGTGCGTACGCCGGCGGCGTACAGAAGGCGCTCGCGACGATGCCTCTCGGCGAACACATCGAACTGGCGATGCTTGAGATCGTGGTGTCGTACGCGGCTGTTTCGGCGATGCAGCAGATCTTCCCGGCCTTCGAGGCGGAGGTGGTGACCGAAGCGTACGAAGCCGACGTGCGATACGAAGTGCGCCTGCCCGGCGCGAGCGTCGCAGGAATGCGCGCGGCGGTCCTGGACGCCACGCGCGGGCAGGCCCGGATTACGCTGTCTTCATCTTCCGGCTCCACTCCCGGATCCGCGTGATGTCGACTGGCGGGATGTGCAGGAATTCGAGGAATTCCTGGTGTTCCGCGGGGGCCGCCCGTTCGAACTCGGCGTGCCAGCGGTGCATGTCCGCCTCGCTGAATCCGGCCGCCTTCATGATTTCCACCCACTTGTCCTTGGTGACCATCTGATTCCTCCTGAAGCTGCGCGAGCCTTCAAGCAGGCGCAGGATATCGCGCTGATGACCCCTGAGC contains the following coding sequences:
- a CDS encoding YigZ family protein; translated protein: MPEPARYPVPADRHRVEDEIKHSRFITTMARVESVEAAAAFVEEMRREFTDATHNCWAFVVGPPGQSGRVGMSDDGEPHGTAGRPMLSILLHSGVGDVAAVVTRYYGGTKLGTGGLVRAYAGGVQKALATMPLGEHIELAMLEIVVSYAAVSAMQQIFPAFEAEVVTEAYEADVRYEVRLPGASVAGMRAAVLDATRGQARITLSSSSGSTPGSA